One segment of Candidatus Krumholzibacteriia bacterium DNA contains the following:
- a CDS encoding YceI family protein yields the protein MPRVLLYLACCVGLAFVAVRPATGAATRYRIEPGEPNEVRFHSEATVESFDGSTDEVRGWIEVDLADLRSGARWRVEVDMASLDTGIGLRNRHMRDNHLHTDEFPVAVFEGESDGATWPAAIPSGGSTILELPGTFTLHGVTRERNLAVTIAHRDDGSMTVETRFPVVLSEHDIPRPKFLMMKLAEEQDVQLELVAIPGDSEVTR from the coding sequence ATGCCCCGTGTCCTTCTCTATCTCGCCTGTTGTGTCGGCCTCGCGTTCGTCGCGGTCCGTCCGGCAACGGGCGCGGCCACGCGCTACCGGATCGAACCCGGTGAGCCGAACGAGGTCCGGTTCCACTCCGAGGCCACCGTCGAGAGCTTCGACGGTTCCACCGATGAAGTGCGGGGATGGATCGAGGTCGACCTGGCCGACCTGCGGTCGGGCGCGCGTTGGCGCGTCGAGGTCGACATGGCCTCGCTCGACACCGGGATCGGCCTGCGCAACCGTCACATGCGCGACAACCACCTGCACACCGACGAATTCCCCGTGGCCGTCTTCGAGGGCGAGAGCGACGGCGCGACGTGGCCCGCGGCGATTCCGAGCGGAGGTAGCACGATCCTCGAACTGCCCGGCACCTTCACGTTGCACGGGGTGACGCGCGAGCGGAACCTGGCCGTGACCATCGCGCATCGCGACGACGGCTCGATGACCGTCGAGACCCGCTTTCCCGTGGTGCTCTCCGAGCACGACATTCCCCGCCCGAAGTTCCTCATGATGAAGCTCGCCGAGGAACAGGACGTCCAGCTCGAGCTGGTGGCGATCCCCGGCGATTCCGAGGTGACCCGATGA
- a CDS encoding DUF2892 domain-containing protein, whose amino-acid sequence MNCNVGGIDRGLRIVVGIAALAAGVAFSSWWGALGAIPLVTGLVGRCPVYLPFRASTCAPRQTNQAGGGPGRAGSS is encoded by the coding sequence ATGAACTGCAACGTCGGTGGAATCGATCGAGGACTTCGGATCGTCGTCGGGATCGCGGCTCTCGCCGCGGGAGTGGCGTTCAGCAGCTGGTGGGGCGCGCTCGGGGCGATCCCGCTGGTCACGGGTCTGGTCGGCCGCTGTCCCGTGTACCTGCCGTTCCGGGCGAGCACCTGTGCGCCGCGGCAGACGAATCAGGCCGGCGGTGGTCCCGGCCGGGCGGGGAGTTCGTAG
- a CDS encoding Crp/Fnr family transcriptional regulator, which yields MISDAEFAHLIHRFPALRAMDAGERADFVAAARAVGLEAGSTVFDPGAQCQDFLWLTDGSVRVTAGDGGAREILLYRVEPGELCVFTTTCALGQTVYPAEGRTEEPTRAVALPVGRFEDLVQRSSALRGLVFASLSTRLHEVMALVESVTFRRLEQRVAAWLLERAGARHGTPLALSHQEVADELGSTREPVSRVLSALERDGLIELGRRRIAVSDPAGLRTRAEP from the coding sequence ATGATCTCCGACGCCGAATTCGCGCATCTGATCCACCGGTTTCCGGCCCTGCGCGCCATGGATGCGGGCGAGCGCGCGGACTTCGTCGCGGCGGCCCGAGCCGTTGGTCTCGAGGCCGGATCCACGGTGTTCGACCCCGGGGCACAGTGTCAGGACTTCCTGTGGCTGACCGACGGAAGCGTTCGCGTCACCGCCGGGGACGGCGGTGCCCGTGAGATCCTGCTCTACCGGGTGGAGCCGGGCGAGCTGTGCGTCTTCACCACGACCTGCGCGCTCGGCCAGACCGTCTATCCGGCGGAAGGCCGGACCGAGGAACCCACCCGGGCCGTCGCGTTGCCGGTGGGCCGCTTCGAGGACCTGGTCCAGCGCTCTTCGGCCTTGCGTGGTCTGGTGTTCGCCTCGTTGTCGACGCGCCTGCACGAGGTCATGGCGCTGGTCGAGAGCGTCACTTTCCGCCGCCTGGAACAACGCGTGGCCGCGTGGCTGCTCGAGCGAGCAGGGGCGCGCCATGGAACTCCTCTCGCGCTCTCCCACCAGGAGGTCGCCGACGAGCTCGGCAGCACGCGTGAACCGGTCAGCCGCGTGCTCTCGGCGCTGGAGCGCGACGGGCTGATCGAGCTCGGTCGCCGACGCATCGCCGTGTCCGACCCAGCCGGGCTACGGACGCGCGCCGAGCCCTGA
- a CDS encoding DUF2892 domain-containing protein: protein MRTNVGRTDQWLRIVVGIVLIALGLWYGSWWGAIGLIPLVTGLFRWCPVYKVFGTGTAHHQPPQTHG from the coding sequence ATGCGCACCAACGTTGGTCGCACCGATCAGTGGTTACGGATCGTCGTCGGGATCGTGCTCATCGCGCTCGGTCTCTGGTATGGCTCGTGGTGGGGCGCGATCGGACTGATTCCGCTGGTGACGGGCTTGTTCCGGTGGTGTCCTGTGTACAAGGTGTTCGGAACCGGCACCGCGCACCATCAACCGCCGCAGACGCACGGATAG